Proteins found in one Sorghum bicolor cultivar BTx623 chromosome 1, Sorghum_bicolor_NCBIv3, whole genome shotgun sequence genomic segment:
- the LOC8155666 gene encoding uncharacterized protein LOC8155666 — protein MAPTIPFSLSPRGNCAAAAISISSSESDPSFTNTLIVLSSATYSTSSVVIVRDSSASRGGDEARRGQRSALPHRRPPSLAPSALPVRSSTVVTAASSANGSGHAATTAAAPHQCPSPCSVFSVRAPGGVVPTPPSSGGRGGDDDDEATSRLKRKAQYRKWRVEDELKILSTLAKLRKDNLGVPPQASVLLKKICEDGGLLRRGVDATELSDKVFKLKKKFMKAAAKVAASNGRHLRKYRNRVLYKTSMEAWPDLLPVDAAAAVQGL, from the coding sequence ATGGCACCAACCATCCCCTTCTCCCTTTCCCCACGCGGCAACTGCGCGGCCGCCGCCATCAGCATCTCCTCCTCTGAATCCGATCCTTCGTTTACCAACACCCTCATCGTCCTGTCCTCGGCGACCTACTCCACCAGCTCCGTCGTCATCGTTCGTGACTCATCCGCCAGCCGAGGCGGCGACGAGGCCAGGCGCGGGCAGAGGAGCGCGCTGCCGCACCGGCGTCCGCCCTCGCTGGCGCCCTCCGCCCTGCCCGTCCGTTCGTCAACCGTCGTCACCGCAGCTTCATCCGCCAACGGAAGCGGACATGCAgccacgacggcggcggcgccgcaccAGTGCCCGTCGCCGTGCTCTGTCTTCTCCGTCCGCGCACCAGGCGGCGTCGTCCCAACCCCTCCCTccagcggcggccgcggcggcgacgacgatgacgaggctACCAGCCGGCTCAAGAGGAAGGCGCAGTACCGAAAGTGGCGAGTCGAAGATGAGCTCAAGATCCTCTCCACCCTAGCCAAGCTCCGCAAGGACAACTTGGGCGTGCCCCCCCAGGCCTCGGTGCTTCTCAAGAAGATCTGCGAGGATGGCGGGCTCCTTCGCCGtggcgtggatgccacggagcTTTCCGATAAGGTGTTCAAGCTGAAGAAAAAGTTCATGAAGGCCGCTGCCAAGGTTGCTGCCAGCAACGGCAGGCACCTTCGCAAATACCGCAACCGGGTGCTCTACAAGACATCCATGGAGGCGTGGCCGGATCTGCTGCCTGTCGACGCCGCGGCTGCTGTTCAGGGCCTCTGA
- the LOC110431900 gene encoding uncharacterized protein LOC110431900, which produces MEHEQHLRVVLEKLRQNQLYAKFSKCEFWLEEVAFLGNVLTAEGVVVDPAKIEAVKEWEQPRNVTDIRSFLGLAGYYRCFIENFSKIAKPMTNLRKKTNEFEWTPECEQSFQTLKQKLTTTRIGKVIAYASRQLKYHEQCYPTHDLELAAVVHAMKMWRHYLIGNKCDIYTDHKSLKYFFTQEDLNMRQRRWLELIKDYNLEIHYHPGKANVVANALSRKSYCHSLSMEAKPSELCREMEDLQLEIDYTDPRKAMTPSG; this is translated from the exons ATGG AACATGAGCAGCACTTGAGAGTAGTTCTGGAGAAGTTGAGGCAGaaccagctctatgccaagttcagtaaGTGCGAGTTCTGGCTTGAAGAAGTCGCCTTCCTTGGGAATGTTCTCACAGCTGAGGGAGTTGTAGTCGACCCAGCCAAAATAGAGGCCGTGAAGGAATGGGAGCAACCCCGCAATGTGACTGATATCCGCAGTTTTCTGGGTTTGGCCGGGTACTATCGCTGTTTCATCGAGAACTTCTCTAAGATCGCCAAGCCAATGACCAACCTCCGCAAGAAGACCAATGAGTTtgagtggacacctgagtgtgaacaGAGCTTCCAGACCTTGAAACAGAAGCTTACCACCACCCGT ATTGGAAAGGTCATAGCATATGCGTCACGACAGCTAAAATACCATGAGCAATGCTACCCCACCCATGACCTTGAGCTAGCGGCTGTGGTGCATGCCATGAAGATGTGGAGACACTACTTGATCGGCAACAAGTGTGATATatacactgatcacaagagcCTGAAGTACTTTTTCACTCAAGAGGATCTGAACATGAGGCAACGAAGGTGGTTAGAACTCATAAAGGACTACAACCTGGAGATCCACTACCACCCAGGAAAAGCAAATGTAGTTGCTAACGCCCTGAGCCGCAAGAGCTATTGCCACAGTTTGTCCATGGAAGCCAAACCGTCGGAGCTGTGTCGGGAGATGGAAGATCTACAGCTAGAAATC GATTACACTGATCCTCGCAAGGCcatgactccatctgggtga
- the LOC110431902 gene encoding uncharacterized protein LOC110431902, translated as MACRCSERLNVRSPSPVMEYHGRGRRRGRGATSPAPRLELEGEEPAPGEPALEEPNRRARSPQLGGNDAPPPLPPSLSEVMDCQTRLLEALAVGILRRPGGGPPNDFQRKLEGFLKLRPPTFDCADDDPIAAEDWLREIEKKLDLTTCTDEECVGVATHQLTGAARAWWDSYSDAHDNPGGITWAEFTEAFREQHVPEGVMDAKVEEFRNISQGTQKVQEYATRFTRTMRYALDESNTEKKMYFFKKGLSTCLKVALSGHTCYTLREIVNEALEMERDRLEADAQYKEKKRWFESSSRGPAPQRPRAHVPPPSRPRTAQGGAPAPSRGGGTYTANYHRPTQSRPVHSTSMWKATAPTSTGSVPFACFNGGQPGHKAAHCPAKTAPPPTPASTRQAPAQGTLRKPAVGATCGRLTHLTAQDAQDAPDTAYGMFLVQGVMASVLFDSGATCSYISSRFAREHNLPVSPRKVPKDTISPIGNLRCTQKCQGVSITIEGYPFLADLTLLPSDGLDVILGMEWLTRHKGVISCSPRYVEITHPSGRVLRCEPNHEKKAPMICALEAKSVEKVSVVSEYPNVFPEELPGMPPDRDVEFVIDLLPGTGPIAKRPYRISVDELEELKKQLKDLSDKGYIRPSASPWGSPVLFVKKKDGSMRMCIDYRNLNAVTVKNKYPLPQIDDLLDQLKDAKFFSKIDLQSGYH; from the coding sequence ATGGCGTGCCGCTGTTCTGAACGCCTCAACGTTCGTTCCCCTTCCCCTGTGATGGAGTACCACGGTCGTGGGCGCAGGCGTGGTCGAGGAGCTACCTCTCCTGCCCCCAGACTCGAACTAGAGGGGGAGGAGCCTGCCCCAGGAGAGCCTGCCCTAGAGGAGCCCAACAGGAGAGCTAGGTCCCCTCAGCTCGGTGGCAATGATGCACCACCACCACTGCCACCGTCTCTGTCTGAGGTGATGGATTGCCAGACCCGCCTTCTGGAGGCACTGGCGGTTGGCATATTGCGTCGTCCTGGAGGAGGTCCACCCAATGACTTCCAAAGGAAGCTAGAAGGCTTCCTCAAGCTGAGGCCTCCTACGTTTGACTGTGCTGATGATGACCCTATCGCCGCTGAGGACTGGCTGCGTGAGATCGAGAAGAAGCTGGACCTCACCACTTGCACTGATGAGGAGTGTGTGGGAGTCGCCACTCACCAGCTCACCGGCGCTGCACGCGCATGGTGGGACAGCTACAGTGACGCTCATGACAATCCCGGGGGCATAACCTGGGCCGAGTTCACTGAGGCGTTCCGTGAGCAGCATGTGCCTGAGGGTGTCATGGACGCCAAGGTGGAGGAGTTCCGCAACATCTCCCAGGGCACTCAGAAGGTACAGGAGTATGCCACTCGCTTCACTCGCACCATGAGGTATGCTCTAGATGAGTCCAACACTGAGAAGAAGATGTACTTCTTCAAGAAGGGTCTGAGTACGTGCCTCAAGGTGGCCCTTTCAGGACACACCTGCTACACCCTCCGGGAGATCGTCAACGAGGCCCTGGAGATGGAGAGGGACCGCCTGGAGGCCGACGCTCAGTACAAGGAGAAGAAGCGCTGGTTCGAGAGTTCTTCTCGTGGCCCGGCACCCCAGAGGCCACGTGCTCACGTGCCCCCTCCGTCGCGCCCCCGCACTGCTCAGGGTGGTGCACCGGCTCCGAGTCGAGGAGGTGGTACCTACACCGCCAACTACCACCGCCCCACTCAGAGCCGCCCCGTGCACAGTACCAGCATGTGGAAGGCCACTGCACCTACCTCCACTGGCAGTGTGCCTTTCGCTTGCTTCAACGGTGGTCAGCCAGGCCACAAGGCTGCCCACTGCCCTGCGAAGACTGCTCCACCACCTACCCCAGCTTCGACCAGGCAGGCACCTGCTCAGGGCACACTTCGCAAGCCAGCTGTGGGAGCCACCTGCGGCCGTCTCACACACCTGACAGCACAGGACGCGCAGGACGCCCCCGACACGGCGTACGGTATGTTTTTGGTACAGGGAGTTATGGCATCAGTTCTATTCGATTCTGGTGCAACTTGCTCATATATATCCTCTAGATTTGCACGAGAGCACAACCTACCCGTGTCGCCACGGAAGGTACCCAAAGACACCATATCCCCTATAGGCAACCTCAGATGCACCCAAAAATGTCAGGGAGTGAGTATCACCATTGAGGGTTACCCTTTTCTAGCCGACCTCACCTTACTTCCATCAGATGGACTGGATGTCATCTTAGGGATGGAATGGCTGACCCGACACAAGGGAGTGATATCTTGTTCACCGAGGTATGTGGAGATAACGCACCCGAGTGGTCGTGTGCTTCGATGTGAGCCTAACCATGAGAAGAAGGCACCCATGATATGTGCCTTAGAAGCCAAGTCTGTTGAGAAGGTGTCTGTGGTGAGTGAGTATCCCAACGTGTTTCCCGAGGAGTTGccgggtatgccacctgacaggGATGTTGAGTTCGTGATTGACCTTTTGCCGGGAACGGGTCCCATTGCTAAGAGGCCCTACCGCATCTCAGTCGATGAGCTGGAAGAGCTCAAGAAACAACTCAAGGATTTGTCAGATAAGGGGTACATTAGACCCAGTGCTTCACCATGGGGTTCCCCTGTCTTGttcgtgaagaagaaggatggttcCATGAGGATGTGTATTGACTACCGGAACTTAAATGCTGTGACTGTCAAGAACAAGTACCCTCTCCCACAGATCGATGACCTATTGGATCAGTTGAAGGATGCCAAGttcttctcaaaaattgatcttCAATCCGGGTACCATTAG